In Spirosoma sp. KUDC1026, the sequence GCCCTGAAACGCTTCAAGAAGAAATTCGAGAAGACGGGTGTGTTGCGGCAGTTGCGGGCGCGGACGGCTTTCGAAAAACCGTCGGTAAAGCGTCGCACCGAGATCATCAAGGCTACCTACAAAGAAAGAATGTACGGTAACCATACCGAGCAGTAGGATCTGCCGGTTCACGAATTCTGGTTCGTGCCTTGGTGATTGCGCAGTCAGTGAGGTCAACAACCAGTAAACATATAGAGCAGCAAGCAGGGATGTTTGCTGCTTTTTTGTTGGCAGCAACGTAAGTTTACGATAGACAACGCCCCTTATGACGATAGACGACTTCCTTCAGCACATCCGTTTCGAGAAACGCCTGAGCCATCACACCGTAACGGCCTACAAAAATGATCTGGAGCAGTTCACCGCTTTTCTGCTGGCCGAATGTGCCCTCGATCAACCTGCGCAGGCTGATTTCCGGCATATCCGATCATGGATCGTCAGTATGGTCGAAGGGGGGCTGGACAAATCGTCGGTTAACCGGAAAATAGCGACGCTACGTAATTATTACGGGTTTCTGTTACGGCATAAAGTTGTTGCCGTCGACCCGACCACGAAGATACAGGCATTGAAAGCCAGCAAGCGTCTGCCGCAGTACGTTGAAGAGCAGCCCATGGAAACGCTGTTGAGTGAGACTGAATTTCCAGATACGTTTGAAGGCGTTCGGGATAAACTGGTGCTGGAACTGCTCTACGGCACGGGCGTTCGACTGAGTGAACTAACCGGTCTGAAAACAACCGATATTAATCTTTACAACAAGACCATTACGGTGCTGGGAAAACGAAACAAACACCGGGTCATTCCGCTGACGCAACCCCTGCTCGACTTGATTCAGCGATACCAGCGTTTAAAAGAACAGGAGTTTTTAGGCCAGGCAGACCAAGCCGTATTGATTGTTAGTGATAAAGGAATTGCCGCTTATCCAGTACTTATCCAGCGGATTGTTAAGCGGCACCTGACACTGGTGACGACGCTGGAGAAGAAAAGCCCACACGTACTGCGCCACACTTTCGCTACGCATCTGCTGAACCGGGGCGCTGACCTTAATGCCATCAAGGATTTGCTGGGACATAGCAGTCTGGCAGCCACGCAGATTTATACGCATACCAGCCTGGAACAGCTCAAAAAAACCTACGATCAGGCGCATCCCAAGGCGAAGAAGGACTAGCCGGAACGAGTCGTTATCCCGCCGATTCACGTAAGTTTGTTTTATGAATATTCTTGCCATGAGTCAGACGCTGTTCTACCTGATGGAACAGCAACCGAACGCCGAAAAAGCGACTACT encodes:
- the rpsU gene encoding 30S ribosomal protein S21 — its product is MLIINVKDNESIDKALKRFKKKFEKTGVLRQLRARTAFEKPSVKRRTEIIKATYKERMYGNHTEQ
- a CDS encoding tyrosine-type recombinase/integrase, coding for MTIDDFLQHIRFEKRLSHHTVTAYKNDLEQFTAFLLAECALDQPAQADFRHIRSWIVSMVEGGLDKSSVNRKIATLRNYYGFLLRHKVVAVDPTTKIQALKASKRLPQYVEEQPMETLLSETEFPDTFEGVRDKLVLELLYGTGVRLSELTGLKTTDINLYNKTITVLGKRNKHRVIPLTQPLLDLIQRYQRLKEQEFLGQADQAVLIVSDKGIAAYPVLIQRIVKRHLTLVTTLEKKSPHVLRHTFATHLLNRGADLNAIKDLLGHSSLAATQIYTHTSLEQLKKTYDQAHPKAKKD